In one window of Candidatus Fonsibacter ubiquis DNA:
- a CDS encoding CvpA family protein has product MDSFISFFESIKINTFDVIVSVIVLFNIISSTKKGFVLSVISFLKWIIAFVIAKFSIPYVVPYINEIIKNETTARVVSGVTVFLLSLFLIIVLGKAIGKSMKWVGLGGIDKLFGFIFGGITGYLFCVILLSLSNYIYVYDKWPVFLKNGLSYNTIEYGRKIFDEKILFSNEYLDETKDKLKK; this is encoded by the coding sequence ATGGATAGTTTTATAAGTTTTTTTGAATCTATTAAAATAAATACATTTGATGTTATTGTATCCGTAATAGTTCTATTTAATATTATATCTTCAACAAAAAAAGGTTTTGTATTAAGCGTTATATCTTTTTTAAAATGGATTATAGCCTTTGTAATTGCAAAATTTTCAATTCCTTATGTTGTTCCTTATATTAATGAAATAATAAAAAATGAGACAACAGCCAGAGTAGTTTCTGGTGTAACTGTGTTTTTATTAAGTCTTTTCCTTATAATTGTCTTAGGCAAAGCCATAGGAAAATCAATGAAATGGGTAGGTTTAGGTGGGATTGATAAATTATTTGGTTTTATATTTGGTGGGATTACTGGTTATTTATTTTGTGTTATATTATTGAGTCTATCAAATTACATTTACGTTTATGATAAATGGCCAGTGTTTCTTAAAAACGGCTTGTCATACAATACGATTGAATATGGAAGAAAAATATTCGACGAAAAAATTTTATTTAGCAACGAATATCTTGATGAAACAAAAGATAAATTAAAAAAATAA
- the purF gene encoding amidophosphoribosyltransferase, with translation MLPDLNSDKLKEECGVFGIFDHIDASALTALGLHSLQHRGQESCGIVSYDGKNFFSERRLGLVGDNFTKETTIQKLPGNFAIGHNRYSTTGAPVLRNIQPFFADLYTGGISIAHNGNLTNSIMLREKMIKDGAIFQTTSDTETIVQLIARSKRLKTIDKIIDSLFQIQGGYALVMLTNKKLIGVRDPYGIRPLVLGKLKKSYVLASETCALDIIGATFVREIENGEIVVITNDGVESIKPFPKIKARPCIFEYIYFARPDSLMSGKSVYEFRKNFGEQLAKESHVDADIVSAVPDSGVPAAIGYSTQSKIPFELGLIRNHYVGRTFIEPTQQIRQLGVKLKHNANSSLVKNKRIILIDDSIVRGNTSKKIVQMMYDAGAKEVHMRISCPPIMYPDYYGIDTPDKDQLLAHNMSLDEMTKFIGVKTLSFLSIDGIYKAMGYQKRNNLSPEFTDHYFTGDYPIPPLDQSNRSVKDNQLSLLSNIR, from the coding sequence ATGCTACCCGATCTCAATTCTGATAAATTAAAAGAAGAATGTGGTGTATTTGGTATCTTTGATCATATTGACGCTTCTGCCTTAACTGCTTTAGGACTGCATTCATTACAACATAGGGGTCAAGAGTCTTGTGGTATCGTTTCTTATGATGGCAAAAACTTCTTTTCTGAAAGAAGATTAGGTTTAGTAGGTGATAACTTTACAAAAGAAACAACTATCCAAAAGTTACCTGGAAATTTTGCAATAGGTCATAATCGATATTCAACGACCGGCGCCCCCGTATTAAGAAACATCCAACCTTTTTTTGCAGATTTATATACTGGTGGAATTAGTATTGCTCATAATGGAAATCTTACAAATTCAATTATGTTAAGAGAAAAAATGATTAAAGATGGCGCAATATTTCAAACAACTTCTGATACCGAAACAATAGTTCAGTTAATAGCACGCTCAAAAAGATTAAAAACTATTGATAAAATTATAGACTCTTTATTCCAAATTCAAGGAGGTTATGCCCTTGTCATGTTAACTAATAAAAAACTTATTGGCGTTAGAGATCCTTACGGAATAAGACCTTTGGTTCTTGGTAAATTAAAAAAATCATATGTTCTTGCATCTGAAACATGTGCATTAGATATTATTGGAGCAACTTTCGTTCGTGAAATCGAAAATGGTGAAATTGTTGTGATTACAAATGATGGTGTAGAAAGTATTAAACCATTCCCTAAAATAAAAGCACGTCCATGCATATTCGAATATATATACTTTGCAAGACCCGACAGTTTAATGTCTGGAAAAAGTGTTTATGAATTTAGAAAAAATTTTGGAGAGCAATTAGCAAAAGAATCTCATGTAGACGCTGATATTGTTTCAGCTGTTCCAGATTCTGGCGTTCCCGCTGCTATTGGATACTCAACACAATCTAAGATTCCTTTTGAGCTTGGATTAATTAGAAATCACTATGTAGGAAGAACTTTTATTGAACCTACTCAACAAATTAGACAATTAGGAGTTAAATTAAAGCATAACGCAAACTCATCTTTAGTTAAAAATAAAAGAATAATTTTAATAGATGACTCTATAGTAAGAGGAAATACATCAAAAAAAATAGTTCAGATGATGTATGACGCAGGAGCTAAAGAGGTTCATATGAGAATATCTTGTCCTCCTATTATGTATCCAGACTACTATGGAATCGATACACCAGATAAAGATCAGCTTTTAGCGCACAACATGTCTTTGGATGAAATGACTAAATTTATTGGTGTTAAAACTTTGAGTTTCTTATCTATTGATGGCATTTATAAAGCTATGGGTTATCAGAAACGTAATAATTTAAGTCCTGAATTTACAGATCATTATTTTACTGGAGATTATCCAATACCTCCCCTTGATCAATCAAATAGAAGTGTAAAAGACAATCAGTTATCACTGTTAAGTAATATTAGATAA
- a CDS encoding GTPase, giving the protein MNSTSPGVITLAIVGKPNVGKSTFFNKVLNKDLSPVSEIPGTTKDLFIDNVIYKNRNFKLIDSGGLKRKGKSKSDEQQYITKESLKAIYLADVVLFMIEADKEFTKTDKQICRLVLDKGKGLIFAINKIDLVDELKAIKNEYIYYIKNLFSDALLAEPFSICSLKLEFPKKIFDEVISIHSRLRKNYDNKDLNKALQDAINKNKIPVYSKFRPKIKYIKQVSTRPIIFKIFGNQANKLSLDYQKYLAKSLSKKFNIKGFKIFLKFVSAENPFKSKKY; this is encoded by the coding sequence ATGAATAGCACATCACCAGGAGTTATTACTCTTGCAATAGTTGGAAAACCAAATGTTGGAAAGTCAACTTTTTTTAATAAAGTTTTAAATAAGGATTTATCACCTGTAAGTGAAATACCGGGAACGACGAAAGATTTATTTATAGATAACGTAATTTATAAAAATAGAAATTTTAAATTAATCGATTCTGGAGGGTTAAAGAGGAAAGGAAAATCTAAATCTGATGAGCAGCAGTATATAACAAAAGAAAGTTTAAAAGCAATTTACCTAGCTGATGTGGTTTTATTTATGATTGAGGCTGATAAGGAATTTACTAAAACAGATAAACAAATTTGTAGATTGGTATTAGATAAAGGCAAAGGTTTAATCTTTGCTATAAATAAAATTGACTTAGTAGATGAGTTAAAGGCAATCAAAAACGAGTATATATATTATATAAAAAATCTTTTTTCAGATGCTTTATTAGCTGAACCCTTTAGTATTTGTTCATTAAAATTAGAATTTCCAAAGAAAATATTTGATGAAGTAATTAGTATTCATTCTCGCTTAAGAAAAAATTACGATAATAAAGACTTAAATAAAGCTTTGCAGGATGCAATTAATAAAAATAAAATCCCAGTTTATTCAAAATTTCGCCCTAAAATAAAGTATATTAAGCAAGTAAGTACGAGACCAATTATTTTTAAAATCTTTGGAAATCAGGCGAATAAACTTTCATTAGATTATCAAAAGTACCTTGCTAAAAGTTTAAGTAAAAAATTTAATATTAAAGGTTTTAAAATTTTCTTAAAATTTGTTAGCGCAGAAAATCCTTTTAAATCAAAAAAATATTAA
- a CDS encoding PQQ-binding-like beta-propeller repeat protein, protein MRYFFIFLLPLFIYSCSSDKDKKVDLEVFKRQGEKINVFEANNIFDKEISSKSPLQLSPVKLNKDWVYEHFSSNNFYEHFVYEGKFQDIFKKSIGDYINKNNDSGSLLVSGEFVFFSDEKGRVYKFDIKKEKIIWELKIYESSLNNYPKNIALFLNSNILYAADNLGFLYSVDTETGKLIWQQNYGIPFSSHLNFHKGILYVVNQNSRLYAFNPTDGEKIWSFESLSGLIKPSRSSNISIFDDKLLFTNDVGDITAIDLNQQVIAWTRNILSQNTISNNLIFKTSNILIDKKDVFVSSNNGDLFNFNIDTGEIKWSQNISSIQNHISTDKYIFVLTENGFIVVFNKINGTILWSLNLAKFSKDSKTVPSYYGLLLASNSLYATSSNGDIYKISANDGKYIAHKKINNDLSRAPIIADNKIFILNRSSELIILN, encoded by the coding sequence ATGAGATATTTTTTTATCTTTCTTTTACCCCTGTTTATCTATTCATGTTCGTCCGATAAAGATAAAAAAGTAGATTTAGAAGTTTTCAAGAGGCAAGGAGAAAAAATTAATGTTTTTGAAGCAAATAATATCTTTGATAAAGAAATCAGTTCTAAATCACCACTACAATTGAGTCCTGTTAAGCTTAATAAAGATTGGGTTTACGAACATTTTTCTTCTAATAATTTTTACGAACATTTTGTTTACGAGGGTAAATTTCAGGATATTTTTAAAAAAAGTATTGGAGATTATATAAATAAAAATAATGATAGTGGCTCATTATTAGTTAGTGGTGAATTTGTTTTTTTTAGCGATGAAAAAGGAAGAGTCTATAAATTTGATATAAAAAAAGAAAAAATTATTTGGGAATTAAAAATATATGAAAGTTCTCTCAATAATTATCCTAAAAACATAGCTTTATTTTTAAACTCAAATATTTTATATGCTGCTGACAATTTAGGATTTCTTTATTCTGTCGATACTGAAACTGGAAAGTTAATTTGGCAACAAAACTACGGTATTCCATTTTCTTCACATCTGAATTTTCATAAAGGCATTTTATACGTCGTAAATCAAAACAGTCGACTTTATGCTTTTAACCCAACCGATGGAGAAAAAATATGGAGTTTTGAGTCTCTTTCAGGTTTAATAAAACCCTCTAGATCTAGTAATATTTCAATATTTGATGATAAGTTATTATTTACAAATGATGTTGGAGATATAACCGCAATAGATTTAAATCAGCAGGTAATTGCTTGGACAAGGAATATTTTATCTCAAAATACTATTTCTAATAATTTAATTTTTAAAACATCTAATATTTTAATTGATAAGAAAGATGTTTTTGTTTCATCTAATAACGGAGACTTATTTAATTTTAATATCGATACGGGTGAAATTAAGTGGTCTCAAAATATATCCTCTATCCAAAATCATATTAGTACAGACAAATATATATTCGTCCTTACTGAGAATGGATTTATTGTTGTTTTTAATAAAATAAATGGAACAATATTATGGAGTTTAAATCTTGCAAAGTTTTCAAAAGATAGCAAAACTGTGCCAAGTTATTATGGTCTATTGCTAGCATCTAATAGTTTGTATGCTACGTCCTCAAATGGAGATATTTATAAAATATCAGCAAATGACGGAAAGTATATTGCTCATAAAAAAATAAATAACGATTTATCAAGAGCTCCAATTATAGCTGATAACAAAATATTTATACTTAATCGTTCATCAGAGTTAATAATACTTAATTAA
- the panB gene encoding 3-methyl-2-oxobutanoate hydroxymethyltransferase: MGIKFMKKKLTINNIKKKKFNKPLVCLTAYTTPMAQILDKYCDVILVGDSLGMVLHGMKSTRDVTLEMMIMHGKAVRRGIENSLLVVDMPIGTYEKNPKMALRNARKIMKETLCDAVKVEGGIKVYETIKCLVNNNIPVMGHVGLLPQSVKKKSDYRVKGKDHLSFNQIIKDSISAEKAGAFSLVVECVIKDLADKINQSVNIPTIGIGASNKCDGQILVTEDLLGYSEKPPKFVKMYDNFKQRTEICIKKFVKDLKNNNFPNFKNMYQI; this comes from the coding sequence GTGGGAATAAAATTTATGAAAAAAAAATTAACAATTAATAATATCAAAAAAAAAAAATTTAATAAGCCTCTTGTTTGTTTAACAGCATATACAACGCCGATGGCACAAATTTTAGACAAATATTGTGATGTAATATTAGTTGGAGATTCATTAGGTATGGTATTACATGGAATGAAATCTACTAGAGATGTTACTCTGGAGATGATGATTATGCATGGAAAGGCAGTAAGGAGAGGGATCGAAAATAGTTTATTAGTTGTTGATATGCCAATTGGAACGTATGAAAAAAATCCTAAAATGGCTTTAAGAAATGCTAGAAAAATTATGAAAGAGACACTTTGTGATGCTGTAAAAGTTGAAGGGGGGATTAAAGTCTATGAAACAATAAAATGTTTAGTAAATAATAATATTCCTGTAATGGGGCATGTAGGATTATTGCCACAAAGTGTTAAAAAAAAGTCAGACTATAGAGTTAAAGGAAAAGATCATTTAAGTTTTAATCAAATTATTAAAGACTCTATTTCTGCTGAAAAAGCAGGCGCATTTTCATTAGTTGTAGAGTGCGTTATTAAGGATTTAGCAGATAAAATAAATCAAAGTGTAAATATTCCAACAATAGGAATTGGAGCATCAAATAAATGTGACGGACAAATTTTAGTAACAGAAGATTTATTAGGGTATTCAGAAAAACCCCCTAAATTTGTTAAAATGTATGATAATTTTAAACAGAGAACTGAGATTTGCATTAAAAAATTTGTAAAAGACTTAAAGAATAATAATTTTCCTAACTTTAAAAATATGTACCAGATTTAA
- the guaA gene encoding glutamine-hydrolyzing GMP synthase — MKDISYVDKIVIVDFGSQTTQLIARRIREFGVYCEIISCYKTDNFTNEINIKGIILSGGPLSITKTSYLGIPKKILNFNIPILGICYGHQLLAKQLGGVVKNYKKSEFGRCEIFSDKTSILTKNFFNKNKKTQVWMNHNDVVTKIPKGFEGIASSDDYKYTIIQNKKKKIFGVQFHPEVIHTINGDILFKNFLFNICKLKKNWNSKNQINYLIKNIKSEVRDESVLCALSGGVDSSVLAALLYRAIGKKLHCFFINTGLLRKNEEQEVINVFKKNYKVKLNYVDASSIFLKALKNISDPETKRKIIGKIFIKIFERESKKFKNIKYLAQGTLYPDVIESQSHHGGPSSVIKSHHNVGGLPKKMKFKLVEPFRELFKDEVRKIGITLKLSKEIVFRHPFPGPGLAIRIPGKVDKTKIKILQDADSIFINELKLRNLYKKIWQAFSVLLPIKTVGVMGDSKTYEFVCSLRAVTSQDGMTADFYNFKNKDLAEISNKIINNVKGINRVVYDITSKPPATIEWE; from the coding sequence ATGAAAGATATTTCTTATGTAGATAAAATAGTCATAGTAGATTTTGGATCGCAAACCACACAACTAATTGCAAGAAGAATTAGAGAATTTGGCGTATATTGTGAAATTATTAGTTGTTACAAAACTGATAATTTTACAAATGAAATCAATATAAAAGGAATTATTTTATCAGGTGGTCCTCTATCAATTACCAAAACTTCTTATTTAGGCATCCCAAAAAAAATTTTAAATTTTAATATACCAATACTTGGAATTTGCTATGGACATCAATTATTAGCAAAACAATTAGGGGGAGTTGTAAAAAATTATAAAAAAAGTGAGTTTGGAAGATGTGAAATTTTTAGTGATAAGACATCGATACTAACAAAAAATTTTTTTAACAAAAATAAGAAAACTCAAGTATGGATGAATCATAACGATGTAGTAACTAAAATACCGAAAGGATTTGAAGGAATTGCTTCAAGCGATGACTATAAATATACAATTATACAAAATAAAAAAAAAAAAATATTTGGAGTTCAGTTTCATCCAGAGGTAATTCATACAATTAATGGAGATATTTTATTTAAAAATTTTTTATTCAATATTTGTAAATTAAAAAAAAATTGGAATTCTAAAAATCAAATAAACTACTTAATAAAAAATATAAAATCAGAGGTAAGAGACGAGAGCGTTTTGTGTGCCTTATCAGGAGGAGTTGATAGTAGTGTATTAGCAGCTTTGTTATACAGGGCTATTGGAAAAAAATTGCACTGTTTTTTTATAAATACTGGGTTACTTAGAAAAAATGAAGAACAAGAGGTAATAAATGTTTTTAAAAAAAATTATAAAGTTAAATTAAATTATGTAGATGCTTCCAGTATTTTTTTAAAGGCTTTGAAAAATATTTCTGACCCTGAAACTAAAAGAAAAATTATTGGAAAAATATTTATAAAAATTTTCGAAAGAGAATCAAAAAAATTTAAAAATATTAAATATTTAGCACAGGGAACTTTGTATCCTGATGTTATTGAAAGCCAAAGTCACCATGGAGGACCTTCATCCGTAATTAAATCGCATCACAACGTGGGTGGATTACCAAAAAAAATGAAATTTAAACTAGTAGAGCCATTTAGAGAATTGTTTAAAGATGAGGTAAGAAAAATTGGTATTACTTTAAAATTATCAAAAGAAATAGTTTTTAGACATCCCTTTCCAGGCCCTGGGTTAGCAATAAGAATTCCAGGAAAAGTTGATAAGACAAAAATTAAAATTTTGCAGGATGCGGATAGTATTTTTATTAATGAATTAAAATTAAGAAATCTTTATAAAAAAATTTGGCAAGCATTTTCTGTTTTATTACCAATAAAAACAGTAGGTGTTATGGGAGATTCTAAAACTTATGAATTTGTATGTTCCTTAAGAGCAGTTACATCTCAAGATGGAATGACTGCTGATTTTTATAATTTTAAGAACAAAGATTTAGCTGAAATATCTAATAAAATTATTAATAACGTAAAGGGTATTAATAGAGTTGTTTATGATATTACATCAAAACCCCCAGCAACAATTGAGTGGGAATAA
- the guaB gene encoding IMP dehydrogenase: MEIPEALTFDDVLLEPRHSSVLPKETLVSTKLSDSVTLGIPLIASAMDTVSEYKLAIAMAQSGGMACIHKNMSVEDQVNQIKLVKRFESGMVIDPITIDAEASLFEATVLMKNHKISGILVVNKNLKLVGILTNRDVRFVTDKKIKVKDLMTKELVTAKVGTSITEAKKILFKNKIEKLIIVDSNFKCKGLITVKDIQKSQIYPEAAKDKKGSLIVAAAVGAGKENIIRAEQLANAGADVIILDTAHGHSISVLKTLESIKKNIKVTIVAGNIATAEGARALVDYGADAIKVGIGPGSICTTRIVAGVGVPQFSAIYNVAKSIKNKKIKIIADGGIRYSGDIAKAIGAGADAVMIGSLFAGTEESPGDIFYYQGRSYKSYRGMGSIGAMSRGSADRYFQEEINNSLKLVPEGIEGRVPYKGPVRAVIHQLIGGLKASMGYVGAKNILELKEKAKFVKITNSGLKESHVHDIQITKQSPNYPFES; this comes from the coding sequence ATGGAAATCCCCGAAGCTTTAACTTTTGATGATGTCTTGCTCGAGCCTAGACATTCTTCAGTCCTACCCAAAGAAACTTTAGTTTCAACTAAATTATCAGATTCAGTAACACTTGGTATCCCTCTTATTGCTTCTGCAATGGACACAGTTTCAGAATATAAATTAGCAATCGCAATGGCTCAATCTGGAGGCATGGCATGTATACATAAAAATATGAGTGTAGAGGATCAGGTCAATCAAATTAAATTAGTTAAAAGATTTGAGTCAGGAATGGTCATTGATCCAATTACCATTGATGCCGAGGCATCTTTGTTTGAGGCGACAGTATTAATGAAAAATCATAAAATATCAGGGATTTTAGTTGTTAATAAAAATCTAAAATTAGTCGGAATACTTACAAATAGAGACGTTAGATTTGTTACGGATAAGAAAATTAAAGTTAAAGATTTAATGACTAAAGAGTTAGTTACAGCAAAAGTTGGCACATCAATAACAGAAGCGAAAAAAATATTATTTAAAAATAAAATAGAAAAATTAATTATTGTAGATAGTAATTTTAAATGTAAGGGCCTAATTACTGTAAAAGATATTCAAAAGTCACAAATTTACCCAGAAGCAGCAAAAGATAAAAAAGGTTCATTAATTGTAGCTGCTGCAGTTGGCGCCGGTAAAGAAAATATTATTAGAGCCGAGCAATTGGCAAATGCTGGTGCTGACGTGATAATTTTAGATACAGCCCATGGGCATTCAATATCTGTATTAAAAACATTAGAGAGTATTAAAAAAAATATTAAAGTAACAATTGTAGCAGGAAATATAGCGACAGCTGAAGGTGCAAGAGCATTAGTTGATTACGGAGCTGATGCAATAAAAGTTGGTATAGGTCCAGGTTCAATTTGTACTACAAGAATCGTAGCGGGTGTAGGAGTTCCGCAGTTTTCAGCAATATATAATGTTGCAAAATCGATAAAAAATAAAAAAATTAAAATTATAGCTGATGGTGGTATTAGGTATTCTGGAGATATTGCTAAAGCAATTGGAGCTGGAGCTGATGCTGTTATGATCGGATCATTATTTGCCGGAACAGAGGAAAGTCCAGGAGATATTTTTTATTATCAGGGCAGAAGTTATAAATCTTATAGAGGCATGGGTTCAATTGGCGCAATGTCTAGAGGATCAGCCGATAGATATTTCCAAGAAGAAATTAATAATTCACTAAAACTAGTGCCAGAGGGAATTGAAGGTAGAGTTCCATATAAAGGTCCTGTTAGAGCAGTTATCCATCAACTTATTGGTGGATTAAAAGCATCTATGGGATATGTGGGTGCAAAAAATATTTTAGAATTAAAAGAAAAAGCAAAGTTTGTTAAAATAACAAATTCAGGATTAAAGGAAAGTCATGTGCACGATATACAAATTACAAAACAGTCACCAAATTATCCATTTGAAAGTTAA